Proteins from a genomic interval of Zingiber officinale cultivar Zhangliang chromosome 1B, Zo_v1.1, whole genome shotgun sequence:
- the LOC121973883 gene encoding uncharacterized protein LOC121973883, translating to MEEARGAYVLWQEVVVSNDKGRRVVHYYLKGAGGGADLAVVGREKSVRHMSYTVPNQFARSLMSRPHLMPSLPSSSSPQPPGLSFKLRSRREVVDWLSSLVSDPLATASSITCDRYGDADIYEPGDMPDFKFPSKKTRHCSSEFQWLGAPWQCKKRKRHYRSFSKNGVTISVHDFVFVMVEENNRLVAYVDDLYEDLQGHNMVVVRWFHKVDEVGIVLPPDTNDREIFFSLCLQDFSVECIDGLAAVLSAQHFEQFQNEARLSTCRPYMCRRQINNDGVKPFDITQLQGYWSQDLVRSMPIFTSPFKLRLKIKCGNSSLSVVRKSDNNSLGSLKRMTLTHPEDRHSAESSARNKMRPTSLSVSSKFRKCATKTLSGSALIRKELFKQKLQQQFCAGYHVEVLSQDSGMRGCWFRCVILKRHGHQDKAKVRYLDIQDPDEKGNLEEWVSLSRVAVPDKFGVRNERPIVRPNPAQCDIIPNFEIGAIVDAWQHDGWWEGIMIRKESDGRLHVYFPGEDCFSIFSEGELRQSQDWICNKWNVIPKRVDIAISLSLRIKDPTGAELTHSKAPSLEHLSKVVDNSPANTIKYENTSSGDSSSDKDANSSDLTSGFQFKLKWSTSRKRKHRREVMPDDVSSPLKKQHCQTSSSGSENSEEQDACGGSSFALPKSLAVDRDNCKTGSDHIFKPPLSSLVMSQ from the exons ATGGAGGAGGCGAGGGGGGCGTACGTCCTGTGGCAGGAGGTTGTGGTGTCCAACGACAAGGGGCGGCGGGTCGTGCACTACTACCTCAAAGGCGCTGGCGGCGGGGCGGATCTGGCGGTGGTGGGCAGGGAGAAGAGCGTGCGGCACATGTCCTACACTGTTCCTAACCAGTTCGCTAGATCTCTCATGTCCAGGCCGCATCTCATGCCCTCTTTGCCATCTTCGTCGTCTCCGCAGCCTCCGGGGCTCTCATTCAAGTTGCGCTCCAGGAGGGAGGTCGTCGACTGGCTGTCTTCCCTTGTGTCAG ATCCCCTTGCTACTGCTTCTTCTATTACCTGTGATAGGTATGGAGATGCTGATATTTATGAACCTGGAGATATGCCTGATTTCAAG TTTCCTTCGAAGAAAACAAGACATTGTTCAAGTGAATTTCAATGGTTAGGTGCCCCATGGCAATGCAAAAAAAGGAAAAGGCATTACCGTTCCTTCTCGAAGAATGGGGTTACGATTTCA GTTCATGACTTTGTCTTTGTAATGGTGGAAGAGAACAATAGGCTCGTTGCGTATGTGGATGATTTATACGAAGACTTGCAGGGTCACAATATGGTTGTGGTACGATGGTTTCACAAAGTTGATGAAGTTGGTATTGTTTTGCCTCCCGACACTAATGACAGAgagattttcttttctctttgtcTTCAAGATTTCAGTGTTGAATGCATTGACGGATTGGCCGCAGTGCTAAGTGCTCAGCACTTCGAGCAGTTTCAGAATGAGGCACGACTCAGCACTTGTAGACCGTATATGTGCCGTAGGCAAATCAATAATGATGGCGTCAAGCCTTTTGACATAACGCAGCTCCAAGGATACTGGAGCCAGGACTTAGTGCGGTCTATGCCCATCTTTACCTCTCCCTTTAAGTTGCGATTGAAGATAAAGTGTGGCAATTCTAGTTTATCCGTTGTCAGAAAAAGTGACAATAATTCTCTTGGTAGTTTGAAGAGGATGACGCTTACGCATCCTGAGGACCGGCATTCTGCAGAATCATCTGCGAGGAATAAGATGAGACCTACGAGTCTTAGTGTCAGCAGCAAGTTCAGAAAGTGTGCCACCAAAACCCTTTCGGGTTCTGCTTTGATAAGAAAAGAATTGTTTAAACAAAAACTTCAGCAACAATTTTGTGCCGGGTACCATGTCGAAGTTCTTTCTCAGGACAGCGGAATGAGGGGTTGCTGGTTTCGGTGTGTGATCCTGAAGAGACATGGACATCAGGATAAGGCGAAGGTTCGGTATCTGGACATTCAAGATCCTGATGAAAAAGGCAATTTAGAG GAGTGGGTTTCTCTGTCCCGAGTTGCAGTGCCTGATAAGTTCGGTGTTCGGAATGAAAGGCCCATCGTCCGTCCAAATCCCGCGCAATGCGACATCATCCCCAATTTTGAGATTGGGGCTATTGTCGATGCGTGGCAGCATGATGGCTGGTGGGAAGGCATTATGATACGAAAAGAATCCGATGGGCGACTGCACGTGTATTTTCCAG GAGAAGACTGTTTCTCTATCTTCAGTGAAGGGGAGCTGAGGCAGTCGCAGGATTGGATCTGCAACAAATGGAATGTGATACCGAAGAGAGTCGATATCGCAATTTCTTTATCGTTGCGCATCAAGGATCCAACTGGTGCTGAACTGACACATTCTAAAGCACCCTCCCTAGAGCATCTCAGCAAAGTAGTTGACAACTCACCTGCTAACACCATCAAATACGAGAACACGTCGAGTGGGGATTCATCCAGCGATAAAGATGCCAACAGCTCAGACCTAACTAGTGGCTTTCAGTTCAAACTGAAATGGAGTACTTCAAGGAAGAGGAAACATAGGAGGGAAGTAATGCCCGACGACGTTTCCTCCCCCTTAAAGAAACAACACTGCCAGACTAGCAGCAGCGGTAGCGAGAATTCAGAGGAGCAAGATGCCTGTGGAGGCAGCAGCTTCGCGCTGCCTAAGTCATTGGCTGTCGATCGTGACAACTGCAAGACCGGAAGTGACCATATCTTCAAACCGCCACTCTCCAGCCTGGTCATGTCCCAGTAA
- the LOC121973966 gene encoding abscisic acid receptor PYL10-like, producing MEDGDSGPRRSTPAEEEHLAGLTEDEYAALRPVIDAHHRYDVGPGQCSSILAQRIRAPAATVWSFVRRFDRPQVYKHFIRSCALKDAGGGEDLRPGCLRELSVITGLPASTSMERLDLLDDARRAIGFTIIGGEHRLRNYRSVTTVDEVGGGDGEESRNTVVLESYVVDVPEGNTVEDTTLFADTVVRLNLQNLASVAEAALPPA from the coding sequence ATGGAAGACGGCGACAGCGGCCCCAGAAGATCCACGCCGGCGGAGGAGGAGCATCTGGCGGGACTGACGGAGGATGAGTACGCCGCCCTAAGACCGGTGATTGACGCCCACCACCGCTACGACGTTGGGCCCGGCCAGTGCTCATCCATCCTCGCCCAGCGGATCCGCGCCCCGGCCGCCACCGTGTGGTCCTTCGTCCGCCGCTTCGACCGCCCCCAGGTCTACAAGCACTTCATCCGGAGCTGCGCTCTCAAGGACGCCGGCGGAGGCGAAGACCTCCGCCCAGGCTGCCTCCGCGAGCTCAGCGTCATCACGGGCCTCCCGGCGAGCACCAGCATGGAGCGGCTCGACCTCCTCGACGACGCCCGGCGCGCGATCGGATTCACCATCATAGGCGGCGAGCACCGGCTCCGGAACTACCGATCGGTGACGACGGTGGACGAGGTCGGGGGAGGCGACGGGGAGGAGTCGCGGAATACAGTGGTGCTGGAGTCGTACGTGGTGGACGTGCCCGAGGGGAACACGGTGGAGGACACCACGCTCTTCGCGGATACCGTCGTGCGGCTCAACCTGCAGAATCTCGCCTCAGTGGCGGAGGCAGCGCTTCCGCCGGCGTGA
- the LOC121974008 gene encoding HMG-Y-related protein A-like, whose translation MAANDEDSGKSYPEMIMEAIDALNEKNGSNKSALSKYLEARYNDLPPSHASLLTAHLARLRETGELVFLKNNYFRPGPNSPPKRGRGRPPKPKPAPTLGEEAPSPRPRGRPPKPKDSLSVSVTKVTSGIPRPRGRPPKSAASRPAASVPVATGGVVKRGRGRPPKVKPTAEPALVTDAA comes from the exons ATGGCCGCCAACGATGAAGATTCCGGTAAATCGTACCCTGAG ATGATAATGGAAGCGATCGATGCTCTGAACGAGAAGAACGGGTCGAACAAGTCGGCGTTGTCCAAGTATTTGGAGGCCAGGTACAACGACCTGCCGCCGTCGCACGCGTCGCTGCTGACGGCGCACCTCGCCCGGTTGCGTGAAACCGGCGAGCTCGTCTTCTTGAAGAATAACTATTTCCGGCCGGGCCCAAACTCGCCGCCGAAGCGCGGCCGCGGGCGCCCTCCGAAGCCGAAGCCGGCGCCCACCCTCGGTGAGGAAGCCCCCTCCCCGCGTCCCCGCGGCCGGCCGCCCAAGCCCAAGGACTCTCTCTCCGTCTCCGTCACGAAGGTGACCTCCGGCATCCCCCGGCCGCGCGGCCGCCCGCCCAAGTCAGCCGCCTCGCGTCCCGCCGCCAGCGTTCCCGTCGCCACCGGAGGCGTGGTCAAGCGAGGGCGGGGGCGGCCGCCAAAGGTGAAGCCCACCGCCGAGCCTGCTCTAGTGACTGACGCGGCATGA